The genomic window AGCGCCTCATCGCGCAGATTGCCGGCGTGGTGGTGATCGTCTTCGGCCTCCACACCATGGGCCTGATCCGGATCCCGTGGCTCTATCAGGAGAAACGCGCCCAGATCACCAACAAGCCGGCCGGTGTCCTCGGGGCATTCCTGGTGGGCCTGGCCTTCGCGTTCGGGTGGACGCCGTGCATCGGCCCGATCCTCGCGTCGATCCTCTCGCTCGCGGCCGCCGAGGAGACGCTCGGGGCGGGCATCGGCCTCCTGGCCGTGTACTCGCTGGGCCTGGGCATCCCGTTCCTGCTCACGGCACTGGCGTTCGACAAGCTCATCACGGTGTTCGACCAGGTGAAGAAGCACATGCGGGCCGTGGAGATAGTCAGCGGCCTGCTCCTGGTGGGCGTCGGCATCTTGCTGATGTCGGACGGCCTCACGAAGATCGCGGCCTGGGCGCAGCGCATCCCCTTCCTCAACCAGCTGGCGCTCTAGTGACGGGCGAAATCACGCTCGATCTGGTGGCCGGCACCGACGCGGCGCTACTCGAGGCCCTGGCCGTGCGGGAAGCCGTTTTCATCCGCGAGCAGGGGATCGATCCCGAGGTGGAAATCGACGACTACGACGGCATCTGCTGGCATGCCATCGCCTACCTGGACCGGCGGCCGGTCGGCACCGCTCGCCTGGTGCTCGTAGACCGCTTCACGGCCAAGATCGGCCGCGTGGCGGTGCTGCCCGAGGCGCGCGGCCGGGGGATCGCGACCCGCCTCGTCCGCCTGGTCGAGGAGTACGCGGGCCGCGAGGGCGTC from Candidatus Tanganyikabacteria bacterium includes these protein-coding regions:
- a CDS encoding GNAT family N-acetyltransferase; this translates as MTGEITLDLVAGTDAALLEALAVREAVFIREQGIDPEVEIDDYDGICWHAIAYLDRRPVGTARLVLVDRFTAKIGRVAVLPEARGRGIATRLVRLVEEYAGREGVTRAILDSQIDVMPLYEKLGYVAEGEPFLDAGIVHKRMTRSL
- a CDS encoding cytochrome c biogenesis protein CcdA produces the protein MSQINTAVAFGAGIVSFLSPCVLPLVPGYLSFVAGVSMDQLKGEGGSARGRVLINTLAFVLGFSLVFILLGASATAVGSFLLAKQRLIAQIAGVVVIVFGLHTMGLIRIPWLYQEKRAQITNKPAGVLGAFLVGLAFAFGWTPCIGPILASILSLAAAEETLGAGIGLLAVYSLGLGIPFLLTALAFDKLITVFDQVKKHMRAVEIVSGLLLVGVGILLMSDGLTKIAAWAQRIPFLNQLAL